Within the Flavobacterium sp. CG_23.5 genome, the region GTTATGAAAGCATGGGGCGCATAGGTCCTTGTGTGACTATTTTTGGATCTGCCAGAACAAAACCAGAGGATAAATATTATTTACTGGCTGAGAAAATTGCCTATAAAATAAGTAAAGCCGGCTATGGCGTCATTACTGGTGGCGGACCTGGAATAATGGAGGCCGGAAATAAAGGCGCACATTTGGGTGGCGGCACATCGGTAGGATTGAATATTGAATTGCCATTTGAGCAACATTACAATCCATATATTGACAGCGACAAAAATTTGAATTTTGATTATTTCTTTGTTCGAAAGGTAATGTTTGTTAAATATTCGCAAGGATTTGTTGTGATGCCGGGAGGTTTTGGAACTATGGACGAATTGTTTGAAGCGATGACTTTAATTCAGACAAAAAAAATCGCCAGATTCCCGATAATATTAGTTGGTACCAGCTTTTGGGCAGGATTAATTGATTGGATCAAAACAGTTTTGGTAGAAAAAGAGCACACTGTCCACGCGGAGGATTTGAATTTGTTTAAAATTGTTGATACCGAAGATGAAGTGGTTGAAGTTTTAGATAAGTTTTATAAAAAATACGATTTAACTCCCAATTTTTAAGAAAAAGCTGCTTTTATGCAGCTTTTTTTATTTTATTTTGAATCGACATTTTTTCATTTTGTGTCTAATAATAAGTACTTTTATTTTTTTAAAATTTTAAAACGGCTACTTGAAATTATTTTATAAAATCATCTTTTTTAATCTTGTTTTATTGAGTTCGATAAAACAATATGGACAACATCATTCTAAGATGATTATCGAGTTGAATTCAGAGGATAAAGCGCTGAACATACAACAAGAAATCTCTTTTTTTAACCAATCGAGTGACACTTTGACGTCGATTGTTTTGAATGATTGGAACAATGGGTATTCTAATAAAAATACACCATTAGCTAAACGTTTTTCTGATGAATTTTACCGAGGTTTTCATCTGGCGAAAGAAGAAGAACGAGGGAGTACAAAAAATTTAACCGTATCAGATTCAAATCTGTCGATAATTTCTTGGGAACGAACAGAGAAGAATCCCGATTTAATTGTAGTCAAATTAAAAGAAAAATTGCTTCCCAATCAGAAAGTAATTTTACAACTTACTTATATTACTAAAATTCCCAGTGATAAATTTACAAAATATGGCTACGGTAAAGACGGGGAAATGAACCTAAAAAACTGGTTCCTTACTCCTGCCCGCTATGAAAACCATGATTTTATTCGGAACAACAATAACAATTTAGATGATATTGCCAATGCCGTTTCAAATTTTGACATTGACTTGAAAATTCCAAAAAACTTAGAAATCACTTCTGATTTAAATAATAGTTTAACCCCTAAAAATGAGGTCTTTTCTAACTATAAACTATCTGGAAATAACAGAACAGATTTTAGTCTTTTTATAGAACCAAAATCTACTTTCATCATTTATAAAAACAGTGCAACTGAAGTCCTGACCAATCTTAAAGAAAATAAAGTAAGTGCCGTTCAAAAAGCAATTATTGTGGATCGTGTAATGAATTATGCCAATAACCTGATTGGAAAATATCCACATGAAAAAATAATTGTTTCCCAAACAGATTATGAAAGAAATCCTTTCTACGGTTTGAATCAGTTGCCGTCTTTTTTAAGTCCATTTTCGGATGAATTTATTTTTGAAATCAAATTTTTAAAAACCTACCTGAATTCCTATTTAAAAAACAGTTTGCGTTTAGATCCAAGAAAAGACAACTGGATTTATGATGGAATTCAAGTCTATGCAATGATGAAATACATTGATGAAAATTATCCAAATACCAAGATGTTTGGCAGTGTTTCTAAATTTAGATTATTGAAAAGTTATAATTTGACTAATTTAGATTTTAACGAGCAATACAGCTATTTTTACATGCTTATGGCTCGAAAAAATTTAGATCAGCCACTAGGAAATCCAAAAAACAGCTTGATAAAATTCAACGAACAGATTGCCAGTAAATACCGGGCCGGACTTAGTCTTATCTATTTAGACGATTATCTTGACCACAATATTGTAAACAGTAGTATTCGTCAGTTTTATACTCAAAATAAGGAAAAACAAACTTCAAGAGATGATTTTGAAACAATATTAAAATCCAATTCAAATAAAGATATTAACTGGTTTTTTAAAACGATTATTAACTCTCGTGATATTATTGATTACAAATTTTCTACTGTTTCAAGAACTCAAGACAGTATAACCTTTTCTGTAAAAAGTAAAACAGGTGTTTTAGTTCCAGTTCCTGTTTACGGTATCAAAAAAGGGGAAATTATTTTTAAGAAATGGCTTGATATTCCCGAAATAGACAGCAGTTTTACAATTGAAAGAAAAAGTGTCGATAAAATCGTTTTAAACTATAAAAATGAAGTTCCAGAGTACAATTTGAGAAACAACTGGAAATCATTAAAAAGCTTTTACCCAAACAATCGTCCTATTAAATTTAATTTTATGAAGGATTTAGAAGATCCTTATTACAATCAAATTTTGTATGTCCCTTCCTTATCTTATAATTTATATGATGGTTTGTCTCCCGGTTTGCGATTACACAATAAAACGATACTGGATAAACCTTTCACTTTTGACATTAATCCGTCCTATTCAACGAAAACTAATAATTTTTCAGGATCGGGTTCATTAGCAATCAATCAAAATTATAGAAATAGCAGACTTTATAACGTGAGATATTCTCTGTCAAGCTCCTATTTTCATTACGCTCCTGATGCATCTTACCTAAGGATAAATCCTATGGTTCTACTGAGAATCAGAGAAGAAAATTTTAGAGACAACAGAAAACAAGCAATATTGTTACGACAAGTACTCGTAAATAAAGAAAAGAGTTCCATTTTGCTTACTAATTCAAAAGAAAATTATTCCGTATTTGATGCAAAATATTTTAATTCAAAAACGGAAGTTACTAATCATTTTGGTTTCACCTCTGATTTACAAATCTCAAGTGAATTTGGGAAAATTTCAGGCGAATTGGAATATAGAAAGCTTTTTGAAAACAATCTTCAGATTAATTTGAGAATGTACGCCGGTAGTTTTTTGTATAATAAAACGGATTCTGATTTTTATAGTTTTGCACTTGACAGACCCA harbors:
- a CDS encoding TIGR00730 family Rossman fold protein, yielding MRLEDFDNDEDKVIQDRMKRKTWNEIRTNDSWAIFKIMAEFVNGYESMGRIGPCVTIFGSARTKPEDKYYLLAEKIAYKISKAGYGVITGGGPGIMEAGNKGAHLGGGTSVGLNIELPFEQHYNPYIDSDKNLNFDYFFVRKVMFVKYSQGFVVMPGGFGTMDELFEAMTLIQTKKIARFPIILVGTSFWAGLIDWIKTVLVEKEHTVHAEDLNLFKIVDTEDEVVEVLDKFYKKYDLTPNF
- a CDS encoding aminopeptidase; protein product: MIIELNSEDKALNIQQEISFFNQSSDTLTSIVLNDWNNGYSNKNTPLAKRFSDEFYRGFHLAKEEERGSTKNLTVSDSNLSIISWERTEKNPDLIVVKLKEKLLPNQKVILQLTYITKIPSDKFTKYGYGKDGEMNLKNWFLTPARYENHDFIRNNNNNLDDIANAVSNFDIDLKIPKNLEITSDLNNSLTPKNEVFSNYKLSGNNRTDFSLFIEPKSTFIIYKNSATEVLTNLKENKVSAVQKAIIVDRVMNYANNLIGKYPHEKIIVSQTDYERNPFYGLNQLPSFLSPFSDEFIFEIKFLKTYLNSYLKNSLRLDPRKDNWIYDGIQVYAMMKYIDENYPNTKMFGSVSKFRLLKSYNLTNLDFNEQYSYFYMLMARKNLDQPLGNPKNSLIKFNEQIASKYRAGLSLIYLDDYLDHNIVNSSIRQFYTQNKEKQTSRDDFETILKSNSNKDINWFFKTIINSRDIIDYKFSTVSRTQDSITFSVKSKTGVLVPVPVYGIKKGEIIFKKWLDIPEIDSSFTIERKSVDKIVLNYKNEVPEYNLRNNWKSLKSFYPNNRPIKFNFMKDLEDPYYNQILYVPSLSYNLYDGLSPGLRLHNKTILDKPFTFDINPSYSTKTNNFSGSGSLAINQNYRNSRLYNVRYSLSSSYFHYAPDASYLRINPMVLLRIREENFRDNRKQAILLRQVLVNKEKSSILLTNSKENYSVFDAKYFNSKTEVTNHFGFTSDLQISSEFGKISGELEYRKLFENNLQINLRMYAGSFLYNKTDSDFYSFALDRPTDYLFDYNYYGRSEKAGLFSQQFILAEGGFKSKLAAPYANQWITTVNGSFNIWNWIEIYGDVGVVKNKFQNGKFVYDSGIRLNLVTDYFELFFPVYSNNGWEIGQNNYNEKIRFLVTLSPKTLINIFNRKWF